From the Lathyrus oleraceus cultivar Zhongwan6 chromosome 4, CAAS_Psat_ZW6_1.0, whole genome shotgun sequence genome, one window contains:
- the LOC127075265 gene encoding uncharacterized protein LOC127075265 codes for MGTKKIVMLKTHIDSIMLCFPNDFVYENMIWVLASIWIFLCNYVLHFIGLILTYIFRKNEQLAPLVMVEQTKRNDFEFYEIGKFREEIANLIVPSNEDFYIASEGIEGEVEYSVFERIDSNDEKGKGEINCYVLKKKDEDDKKNEGEIKGPVFMNSNCDDVKKIDEKETECSVFKMGDSNFHQDGRVNGENFQEEEEETKVSFFMDNSYGPTTSNVQFVSQNDIGDLEEEPMAFTSFSFLRNVSINENNAKGLLEHELEAYHVDQGEGEENFFKYKIIGSNNSSEEFECENHMQVEGSKETQFSCDREEISHDLVDYKNEKEDSSCQGEETYNEIMYDGNLDEMEYEEENEDEYEYENDKVMEQIKLELKMARQGGLATIYEDEERDYSLKVVKEEIQPLSIEEKMEYKDHIVEIQKVYRCYAQKIKKLDVLSYQTMHAIGLLQLKDSSKFVLMEKSIRKHVKSLVISHNLWSCKVQKNTFDPMLKFVNELHRDLELVYVSQICLSWEILCWQHEKIQELKKYDSQWPRRYNIVVGEFQLFQVLLQRFLEDEPFQQDHRVQYYAKSRCLNPNLLKVPTIKDDSARDKKKVKWGEEDAIGCEMLEHIIKESMQVFLEFVNADKYDGNVFHKASHYRENEVNHKEIFCVLGDIRTQLLQKERKLKDKLRSGNCIVKKFQKHNKGQIQLDHDMLIAQVGFKLISRVINIQKLRKDHLTWCSEKLNQINFVDKKILVDASFLLFPC; via the exons ATGGGTACCAAAAAAATTGTTATGCTAAAAACTCATATTGATTCAATCATGTTATGTTTTCCTAATGATTTTGTTTATGAAAACATGATTTGGGTTTTGGCTTCTATATGGATTTTCCTATGCAACTATGTGCTTCATTTCATTGGTTTGATACTCACATACATATTCAG AAAAAATGAGCAACTTGCTCCACTTGTTATGGTTGAACAAACCAAGAGGAATGATTTTGAATTTTATGAGATTGGTAAGTTCAGAGAAGAGATAGCTAATTTGATAGTTCCAAGCAATGAAGATTTTTATATTGCAAGTGAAGGAATAGAAGGAGAAGTAGAGTATTCTGTTTTTGAAAGGATTGACTCTAATGATGAGAAAGGAAAAGGAGAAATAAATTGTTATGTTTTGAAGAAgaaagatgaagatgataagaaaaatGAAGGTGAAATAAAAGGACCTGTTTTTATGAATAGTAATTGTGATGATGTTAAGAAAATAGATGAAAAAGAAACAGAGTGCTCTGTTTTTAAAATGGGTGATTCCAATTTTCATCAAGATGGTAGGGTGAATGGAGAAAATtttcaagaagaagaagaagaaacaaaagTGTCTTTTTTTATGGATAATAGCTATGGTCCAACAACAAGTAATGTTCAATTTGTGTCACAAAATGATATTGGTGATTTGGAAGAAGAACCTATGGCCTTTACAAGCTTTTCTTTTCTAAGAAATGTTTCCATCAATGAAAATAATGCCAAGGGGTTATTAGAGCATGAATTAGAGGCATATCATGTTGATCAAGGAGAAGGTGAagagaatttttttaaatataagATTATAGGCTCTAACAATTCTAGTGAAGAATTTGAGTGTGAAAATCATATGCAAGTTGAAGGTTCGAAGGAAACACAATTTTCATGTGATAGAGAAGAAATTTCACATGATTTAGTTGATTACAAAAATGAAAAGGAAGATTCGTCATGCCAAGGAGAAGAGACATATAATGAAATAATGTATGACGGAAATTTGGATGAAATGGAATATGAAGAAGAAAATGAGGATGAATATGAGTATGAGAATGATAAGGTAATGGAACAAATCAAATTAGAATTGAAAATGGCAAGACAAGGAGGTCTTGCAACAATTTACGAAGATGAAGAAAGAGATTACTCTTTAAAAGTTGTTAAAGAGGAGATCCAACCATTGAGCATTGAAGAGAAGATGGAATACAAAGATCACATTGTTGAAATTCAAAAGGTTTATAGATGTTATGCACAAAAAATAAAGAAACTTGATGTCTTGAGTTATCAAACCATGCATGCAATAG GTCTTCTTCAACTAAAAGACTCTTCAAAATTTGTTTTAATGGAGAAATCAATCCGCAAACATGTTAAGTCTTTAGTGATTTCTCATAATTTGTGGTCATGCAAAGTGCAAAAGAACACATTTGACCCAATGTTGAAGTTTGTTAATGAATTGCATAGGGATTTGGAACTTGTTTATGTTAGCCAAATTTGCCTCTCCTGGGAAATCCTATGTTGGCAGCATGAGAAAATTCAAGAGTTGAAAAAATATGATTCACAATGGCCTCGTAGGTACAATATAGTTGTCGGtgaatttcaactttttcaaGTTCTTTTGCAACGGTTTTTAGAGGATGAGCCATTTCAACAAGATCATAGGGTTCAATATTATGCCAAGAGTCGATGTCTTAATCCCAATTTGCTCAAAGTTCCAACCATAAAAG ATGATAGTGCAAGGGATAAGAAAAAAGTTAAATGGGGTGAAGAGGATGCAATTGGTTGTGAAATGTTAGAGCACATAATTAAGGAATCCATGCAAGTTTTTTTGGAATTTGTGAATGCTGATAAATATGATGGAAATGTGTTTCATAAAGCATCTCATTATAGAGAAAATGAGGTCAACCATAAAGAAATTTTTTGTGTTCTTGGAGATATTCGGACCCAATTACTTCAG AAGGAGAGAAAGCTCAAGGACAAATTGAGAAGCGGAAATTGCATAGTTAAAAAGTTCCAAAAACACAATAAGGGTCAAATTCAATTGGATCATGATATGTTGATTGCTCAAGTGGGGTTCAAGTTGATTTCAAGAGTGATAAACATACAAAAATTGAGAAAAGATCACCTAACATGGTGTAGTGAAAAACTAAACCAAATCAATTTTGTTGACAAGAAGATTTTAGTGGATGCTTCATTTTTGCTTTTTCCTTGTTAA